One part of the Ranitomeya imitator isolate aRanImi1 chromosome 10, aRanImi1.pri, whole genome shotgun sequence genome encodes these proteins:
- the LOC138651800 gene encoding gastrula zinc finger protein XlCGF66.1-like codes for MGMDRDKMAERILHLTLEILFRLTGEDYTLVKNTSSERCQAPVSEKCGRPLSPIMEPSPHPQIHEDINDQNILELTYKMIELLTGEVPIRYQDVAVYFSLEEWEYLEGHKDLYNQVMMEPPISPGNRQD; via the exons atgggtatggacagggacaagatggcagagaggatattacacctcaccctagagatcctcttccgtcttactggagag GATTACACTTTAGTGAAGaacacctctagtgagcgctgccaggcccctgtgtctgagaaatgtggaagacccctgagcccaatcatggagCCTTCACCTCACCCccagatacatgaggacatcaatgaccagaatatcctagaactcacctacaagatgattgagctgctgactggagag gttcctataaggtatcaggatgttgctgtctatttctccttggaggagtgggagtatttagaaggacacaaagatttgTACAATCAAGTCATGATGGAGCCCCCaatatcaccaggtaatagacaggactaa